One stretch of Planctomycetota bacterium DNA includes these proteins:
- a CDS encoding amidohydrolase: MSDPVAAGILDRLEVATFVDPHSHIDPHAPAARSLADILGYHYYTEL; the protein is encoded by the coding sequence ATGAGCGATCCAGTCGCCGCCGGGATCCTCGACCGCCTCGAGGTCGCGACGTTCGTCGATCCCCACTCCCACATCGATCCGCACGCCCCCGCGGCGCGGTCGCTGGCCGACATCCTCGGCTACCACTACTACACCGAACT